A part of Uloborus diversus isolate 005 chromosome 6, Udiv.v.3.1, whole genome shotgun sequence genomic DNA contains:
- the LOC129224880 gene encoding uncharacterized protein LOC129224880, translating into MSILDQPKICSSLPRIRDPDLVQELKRRGIELTDIGPETPPIDMLIGTDFLGGILTGRIEVLPSGITAVETKLGWSVLGPGKKSSINMVSLCMHHSEIHKIWDLESLGITDPTERKTTKELDEETVTFFQETIRKTGNRYEVALPWLAGHPHLYDGYDQAEARLRTVTKRLLKDNYYELYDGVLQQWKNDNIIEEVTEAEMSSSKSCHYLPHHPVVKSSSATTKVRPVFDASCKRPGYASLNDCLSTGPSLLSEIPRLISKFRCGAIGVIADIKQAFLQLSLASKDRDYLRFLWWEDKEHTKMKFYRHCRVVFGVSSSPFLLNATIKFHLESQEFQSIVLQNTINRMKEGFYVDNLVTSVNTSEELEQLKSQAIEVMQKGSFELRCWAYSGIEGSIDQNVLGLKWDTHADELYCAGCKRTSEKVLSKRKLLSIVNSIYDPIGFTSPATLLPKLLLQEAWKNKIGWDDDLPLNIQHRYQHWVKHIDLIEQSKQQEISVGEIVLIGCEDTKRLNWPLGRVVELYPGRDGIQRIAKLRVANGYLVRPLQRLYPLEMSISDLPSDLAANGKEVAANIDSGYLESTAASIPKTLNPNAEIFIPMTEGRA; encoded by the exons ATGTCAATTTTGGACCAGCCCAAGATATGTTCTTCTTTGCCTCGCATACGTGACCCAGATTTAGTTCAAGAATTAAAACGTCGAGGAATTGAACTAACAGACATAGGTCCAGAAACTCCTCCTATTGACATGCTCATCGGTACTGACTTTCTGGGAGGAATATTAACAGGAAGAATAGAAGTTCTGCCATCTGGTATAACAGCCGTAGAAACGAAACTCGGATGGAGTGTTTTAGGTCCAGGAAAGAAGAGCAGCATAAATATGGTATCGCTATGTATGCATCACTCAGAGATACACAAAATTTGGGACTTGGAATCTTTGGGTATAACAGATCCCACTGAGAGGAAAACAACTAAGGAGCTAGATGAAGAAACGGTCacattttttcaagagacaattCGGAAAACTGGAAACAGGTATGAGGTGGCTCTTCCATGGCTAGCAGGACATCCTCACTTGTATGATGGATACGACCAGGCAGAAGCAAGACTTCGCACCGTTACAAAGCGTCTTTTGAAAGACAATTACTACGAACTGTATGATGGTGTCTTACAGCAGTGGAAGAATGATAACATCATAGAGGAGGTGACAGAAGCTGAAATGTCAAGTTCAAAGTCTTGTCATTATTTGCCACATCATCCAGTCGTTAAATCATCAAGCGCTACCACGAAGGTCAGGCCAGTCTTTGACGCTTCATGCAAACGCCCCGGATATGCCTCCTTAAATGACTGTCTTAGTACAGGACCAAGTTTATTAAGTGAAATCCCTCGCCTCATAAGTAAATTTCGTTGTGGTGCCATTGGAGTAATTGCAGACATTAAACAAGCATTTCTTCAACTCTCTTTAGCTTCCAAAGATAGAGACTACCTAAGATTCCTTTGGTGGGAAGACAAAGAACACACtaagatgaaattttacaggCATTGTCGTGTTGTTTTCGGCGTTTCATCAAGCCCCTTCTTATTAAATGCCACGATTAAATTTCATCTTGAATCGCAGGAATTCCAATCAATAGTCCTGCAAAACACGATCAATCGAATGAAAGAAGGATTTTATGTAGACAACTTAGTCACGAGTGTGAATACCAGCGAAGAACTGGAACAATTAAAATCGCAAGCTATAGAAGTAATGCAAAAGGGTTCCTTTGAATTGAGATGCTGGGCTTACAGTGGAATTGAAGGAAGTATAGATCAGAATGTACTTGGCCTGAAATGGGACACTCATGCAGATGAACTTTATTGTGCTGGCTGTAAAAGGACTTCAGAAAAGGTCCTTTCAAAGAGAAAGCTTCTCTCTATAGTTAACAGCATATACGATCCTATTGGATTTACGTCACCTGCAACTCTTCTTCCAAAATTATTGCTTCAAGAAGCTTGGAAAAACAAGATAGGCTGGGACGACGATCTGCCTCTAAATATTCAACATAGATATCAACACTGGGTGAAGCATATTGATCTCATAGAACA ATCAAAACAGCAGGAAATTTCGGTGGGAGAAATAGTTCTCATAGGATGTGAGGACACTAAGAGATTGAACTGGCCATTAGGTCGTGTTGTTGAACTGTATCCTGGCAGGGATGGTATCCAAAGAATTGCCAAACTACGAGTTGCTAATGGCTACCTCGTTAGACCTTTGCAGAGGCTGTATCCTCTCGAAATGTCAATCAGTGATTTGCCATCAGACCTAGCAGCAAATGGAAAGGAGGTAGCAGCTAATATCGATTCAGGGTACTTGGAGTCCACAGCAGCTTCTATTCCAAAAACCCTCAACCCTAACGCTGAGATTTTCATTCCCATGACCGAG GGTCGAGCGTGA